In Nitrospirota bacterium, a single genomic region encodes these proteins:
- a CDS encoding sulfite exporter TauE/SafE family protein translates to MDYSNISIFVAFSAGFLSFVSPCVLPLVPSFVTYITGLTFEDITSAKDKSKVRYITITNSLAFIGGFSSVFVLLGASATFLGETLLAYQNIIQKIGGVLIVLLGLYIMGVIKLNFLSSQKKFHIENKPAGFIGSFLVGMAFAAGWTPCVGPILGSILLYASTTGSMAKGMGLLAVYSLGLGVPFFISALAINTFIATFKVVTRYMKWINIISGAFLILIGIMIFTDSFSFISTWFQKYGIGWSIEL, encoded by the coding sequence ATGGATTATTCCAATATCTCTATCTTTGTCGCATTTTCAGCAGGCTTTCTTTCTTTTGTTTCTCCCTGTGTCCTACCCCTCGTACCTTCTTTTGTTACCTACATAACAGGTCTGACATTCGAAGATATTACATCTGCCAAAGATAAATCAAAGGTAAGGTATATAACAATCACAAATTCACTTGCCTTCATTGGAGGGTTTTCTTCTGTTTTTGTACTTCTCGGTGCATCAGCAACATTTTTAGGAGAGACATTACTTGCTTATCAGAACATTATTCAGAAAATCGGAGGAGTACTTATCGTACTTTTGGGGCTGTACATAATGGGGGTCATCAAATTAAACTTCCTGTCCTCTCAGAAAAAATTCCATATAGAAAACAAACCAGCCGGATTTATAGGTTCTTTCCTTGTTGGGATGGCATTCGCTGCAGGATGGACACCATGTGTCGGTCCTATATTAGGCTCCATTCTCCTTTATGCAAGTACTACAGGTTCAATGGCAAAGGGGATGGGACTCCTGGCAGTATACTCTCTCGGACTTGGCGTGCCTTTTTTTATTTCAGCCCTGGCCATCAACACATTCATAGCAACCTTTAAGGTTGTGACCCGATACATGAAATGGATAAACATCATTAGCGGGGCCTTCCTGATATTGATAGGTATAATGATATTTACTGACTCTTTTTCATTCATTTCTACATGGTTTCAAAAATATGGAATAGGGTGGAGTATTGAATTATAA
- a CDS encoding heme lyase CcmF/NrfE family subunit, producing the protein MIIEIGYFAVIAALVVSIAGILAPLIGLKTGNPAWIRAGRQAVTANFILISLGCGSLIYSFLLRDFSVKYVVMNSNSRLPVFYTVAALWGGHEGSLLFWAWILAAFATLAAWIHWKSHPETMPYLLAIESSLTVGFLALIIFLSSPFERVFPALAEGMDLNPLLQDPGMVFHPPFLYLGYVGFSIPFSFALAALLSGRLGEEWIRATHRWTLFSWIMLTFGIIMGGYWAYYELGWGGYWAWDPVENASFMPWLVGTAFLHSVMVQEKRKMFKVWNLFLIIVTFSLSLLGTFLVRSGILSSVHAFANDPGRGVYILIFMSTVLILSFGILIIRSNKLKVKIEMDSVISRESAYLFNNLFFLIATATVFLGTLYPLLVDTLYGTKVTVGAPYYNKVFLPIVLIILILMGIAPMIAWRKASMENLRKNFLVPVIAALAGTVISAIIGIRQIYPLAAAFIVFFVAATIISDLYKNSSYWASHSGTSLLTGIWKAWYHNQRRYGGLVTHIGVLVMILGIIGSSAYKLEKTIILKPGDEFSLGHYSYKFQGLQDVQGINWEGAEALFNVYEGNNFIAEMRPQKRRYSGGSQMPTTEAAIYPRHMGDLYLSMTDITQDGWITVMAFQNPLIHWIWYGGGIMGLGVVLILFKRKRRES; encoded by the coding sequence ATGATAATAGAAATTGGTTATTTCGCAGTTATTGCTGCACTCGTGGTCTCCATTGCCGGAATTCTCGCTCCATTGATCGGCCTTAAAACAGGAAATCCGGCATGGATCCGGGCCGGACGCCAGGCCGTAACCGCTAATTTTATCCTGATTTCATTAGGATGCGGTTCACTTATATACTCCTTTCTGTTACGTGACTTCTCGGTAAAATATGTTGTCATGAATTCTAACAGCCGGTTGCCGGTCTTTTATACTGTAGCTGCACTGTGGGGTGGACATGAGGGATCTCTCCTTTTCTGGGCATGGATACTGGCTGCCTTCGCAACCCTGGCTGCCTGGATACACTGGAAGTCTCACCCGGAAACCATGCCCTACCTGCTGGCGATTGAGTCATCTCTGACAGTCGGATTTCTGGCGCTAATCATCTTCTTGTCGAGCCCTTTTGAACGCGTCTTTCCAGCCCTTGCCGAGGGGATGGACTTAAACCCCCTGCTTCAGGACCCAGGCATGGTTTTTCATCCCCCGTTTCTTTACCTCGGCTACGTCGGTTTCTCCATACCATTTTCATTTGCCCTGGCGGCCCTGCTTTCCGGCAGGTTGGGAGAAGAATGGATACGTGCAACCCATCGCTGGACCCTATTTTCATGGATCATGTTGACATTCGGGATTATTATGGGAGGCTACTGGGCCTATTATGAATTGGGATGGGGAGGCTACTGGGCCTGGGACCCTGTGGAGAATGCCTCATTTATGCCATGGCTGGTCGGGACGGCATTTCTGCACTCCGTCATGGTGCAGGAGAAACGAAAGATGTTCAAGGTGTGGAACCTCTTTCTGATTATTGTCACCTTCTCTTTATCACTCTTAGGGACTTTTCTTGTCCGAAGCGGCATTCTCTCATCTGTCCATGCATTTGCAAACGATCCGGGACGGGGGGTTTATATCCTGATCTTCATGTCTACAGTGCTTATACTTTCGTTCGGCATTCTTATAATACGTTCTAATAAGCTTAAGGTCAAAATCGAGATGGACTCCGTCATCTCGCGGGAGTCAGCATATCTGTTCAATAACCTGTTTTTTCTGATAGCAACTGCCACTGTCTTCCTCGGGACGCTTTACCCCCTCCTCGTTGACACACTGTACGGGACAAAGGTGACAGTCGGCGCTCCTTACTACAACAAGGTTTTTCTGCCGATTGTTCTGATTATCCTTATACTTATGGGAATAGCCCCGATGATAGCCTGGCGTAAGGCATCAATGGAAAACCTCCGGAAGAACTTCCTGGTTCCAGTGATAGCCGCCCTGGCTGGTACGGTGATCTCCGCCATAATTGGCATCCGGCAGATTTATCCCCTGGCAGCAGCTTTCATCGTCTTTTTTGTCGCGGCAACCATCATATCTGACCTGTATAAAAACAGCTCCTACTGGGCAAGCCACTCCGGGACCAGTCTGCTGACCGGTATTTGGAAGGCATGGTATCATAATCAGAGGCGTTACGGTGGACTGGTAACCCATATAGGTGTCCTGGTGATGATACTCGGGATAATAGGATCATCTGCATACAAATTGGAAAAAACGATTATTTTGAAACCCGGAGATGAGTTTTCACTCGGACACTACTCCTATAAGTTTCAGGGACTCCAGGATGTTCAGGGGATCAACTGGGAGGGTGCGGAGGCCCTTTTCAACGTCTATGAGGGAAATAACTTCATAGCAGAGATGCGGCCTCAAAAAAGGCGTTATTCAGGCGGGTCTCAAATGCCGACCACCGAGGCTGCTATTTATCCTCGTCACATGGGCGATCTCTACCTGTCCATGACTGATATAACGCAGGATGGATGGATCACAGTAATGGCCTTCCAGAACCCCCTGATCCACTGGATATGGTATGGCGGTGGAATAATGGGACTTGGAGTCGTTCTGATTCTCTTCAAGAGAAAAAGGAGGGAATCGTAA
- a CDS encoding site-2 protease family protein produces MFTSGFKIFRVLGIPIYINYTWFIVFSLVVYTLAVSYFPYLGPYYEPSVRWIMAFIAAILLFSSILLHELSHSYVAQRQGIKIKSITLFVFGGIAQMVGESRSPGGEMKIAAAGPALSLFISGIFWTIVFVFKRGMATSPVLAISYFLAYTNMILAVFNLIPGFPLDGGRMLRAFIWKRSNNLNKATLITSRIGKGFALLLIVGGLWNILQGVFISGLWMIFVGMFLQQAADQGYRQTVLNRTLSSVKIRDIMVSPAIVVNNDVTLDHIVNDFFFRYRYNSFPVVSGDVLAGIISFHDIKLVEKEKWPYTIVQDIMHKEINAFTISPESGALEALDKMIDTHSGRLVVTENGHIAGMISQRDIMHMLKMKADLGTA; encoded by the coding sequence ATGTTTACATCCGGATTCAAAATCTTCAGGGTACTGGGGATACCCATTTACATCAACTACACCTGGTTTATCGTCTTCTCCCTTGTGGTATACACACTGGCAGTGAGCTACTTCCCTTATCTTGGTCCGTACTATGAGCCGTCTGTCAGGTGGATTATGGCATTTATTGCGGCGATACTACTCTTTTCATCCATTCTTCTCCACGAACTGTCTCATTCTTATGTAGCGCAGAGACAGGGTATAAAGATTAAGAGCATAACACTGTTTGTCTTCGGCGGCATAGCCCAGATGGTTGGAGAGAGCCGCTCACCCGGAGGCGAGATGAAGATAGCTGCGGCAGGCCCTGCCTTAAGCCTGTTTATCTCGGGTATATTCTGGACAATAGTATTCGTATTCAAACGCGGCATGGCAACATCACCTGTACTGGCAATCTCTTATTTTCTTGCGTACACCAACATGATACTTGCTGTATTCAATCTTATACCGGGCTTCCCTCTGGATGGCGGAAGGATGCTCAGGGCATTCATATGGAAACGTTCCAACAATCTGAATAAAGCAACACTTATCACGAGCCGGATTGGCAAGGGGTTTGCTCTCCTGCTGATAGTCGGAGGACTATGGAATATCCTTCAGGGGGTGTTTATCAGCGGACTGTGGATGATATTCGTAGGGATGTTCCTGCAGCAGGCTGCAGATCAGGGCTACAGACAGACAGTCCTTAACCGCACACTGTCATCAGTCAAGATCCGGGATATTATGGTCTCGCCGGCTATAGTAGTTAATAACGATGTGACCCTGGACCACATTGTCAATGATTTCTTCTTCCGTTATCGTTATAACAGTTTTCCGGTTGTTTCCGGAGATGTTTTAGCCGGTATCATATCTTTTCATGACATAAAGCTTGTAGAAAAAGAAAAGTGGCCTTATACTATTGTGCAGGATATAATGCACAAGGAGATTAACGCCTTTACTATCTCACCTGAGAGCGGAGCGCTTGAAGCCCTTGATAAGATGATTGACACACACAGCGGCAGGCTTGTAGTGACTGAGAACGGACATATTGCCGGCATGATAAGTCAGCGTGATATTATGCATATGCTGAAGATGAAGGCAGACCTGGGGACAGCATAA
- the ccmA gene encoding heme ABC exporter ATP-binding protein CcmA, whose amino-acid sequence MMKAIQCISISKSYRHYEVLKEITLEINSGECYAMFGPNGAGKTTLLRILATVHRPSAGQFLMAGYDGVREKIKVREAVFLIAHGSYLYDDLNAIENIRFAIGLRGKNRPDQEIKLALDRVGIGAFSELKTRYFSAGMKKRLSIAKSMLTNPKILLMDEPYASLDEKGQQMVNHYLREVTESGGTVFMTTHDRARTAEVAHRVGVLTQGSLREIPALQLKESHDIF is encoded by the coding sequence ATGATGAAAGCCATACAGTGTATTTCCATTTCCAAGTCATACCGGCATTACGAGGTACTTAAAGAGATAACCCTTGAAATCAACTCAGGTGAATGCTATGCAATGTTCGGCCCAAATGGGGCAGGAAAAACAACCCTTCTCAGGATACTGGCCACTGTCCACCGTCCTTCAGCCGGTCAATTCTTAATGGCAGGTTACGATGGAGTCCGGGAGAAAATTAAGGTACGGGAGGCCGTCTTCCTTATCGCTCACGGATCATATCTGTATGACGACCTGAATGCTATCGAAAATATCCGCTTTGCCATAGGGCTCCGCGGGAAAAACCGGCCGGACCAGGAGATAAAGCTTGCCCTTGACCGTGTGGGGATTGGCGCCTTCTCAGAACTCAAGACCCGTTACTTTTCTGCAGGGATGAAGAAGCGTTTGTCTATTGCAAAATCAATGCTCACAAACCCAAAGATACTTTTAATGGACGAACCTTACGCCTCTCTGGATGAGAAGGGGCAGCAAATGGTCAATCATTATCTTCGGGAGGTAACAGAATCAGGTGGTACTGTTTTTATGACTACCCACGACCGGGCCAGAACTGCTGAGGTAGCTCACCGGGTCGGTGTCCTCACCCAGGGAAGTCTCAGGGAAATACCGGCACTACAGTTAAAAGAGTCCCATGATATTTTTTAG
- the ccsA gene encoding cytochrome c biogenesis protein CcsA — translation MHKLIKWMRRLEGWFGLAAGIFLIVGLYMALVTSPPDYYQGEVVRIMYIHVPFAQTSLLAYLVLFIGSLWYLWKKDPVVDNLNHAAAGVGAFFTIGELLTGSIWGKPAWNTWWTWDARLTSALVLLLILMAYLMLRMFMDDHVKEARYAAIVAIIGFVDLPIVYFSVEWWRTIHQPLSVSQRGLAISQEILIPLIVMTIGFYLLFTYMVMVRTRMLYLGHLLEAKKGRLLSQAHL, via the coding sequence ATGCACAAATTGATAAAATGGATGCGGCGTCTCGAGGGCTGGTTTGGACTTGCCGCAGGCATTTTCTTAATAGTTGGATTGTATATGGCTCTGGTTACATCCCCACCGGATTACTATCAGGGGGAAGTCGTAAGGATCATGTATATTCATGTCCCCTTTGCCCAGACTTCACTCCTTGCTTATCTTGTCCTCTTCATAGGAAGCCTCTGGTATCTTTGGAAGAAGGACCCTGTAGTTGACAATCTCAACCATGCAGCTGCCGGTGTGGGGGCATTTTTCACAATCGGGGAACTGTTAACCGGTTCCATATGGGGGAAACCGGCATGGAATACCTGGTGGACATGGGACGCCCGGCTGACCTCGGCCCTTGTCCTTCTCCTGATCCTGATGGCCTATCTGATGCTTCGTATGTTTATGGATGATCATGTGAAAGAGGCCAGATATGCCGCTATCGTGGCCATTATAGGTTTTGTGGATCTCCCTATTGTCTATTTCTCAGTTGAGTGGTGGAGGACCATTCACCAGCCGCTCTCAGTTTCTCAAAGGGGATTGGCCATCTCACAGGAAATCTTAATACCATTGATTGTCATGACTATCGGATTCTATCTGCTCTTTACGTATATGGTCATGGTCCGGACCAGAATGCTCTATCTGGGACACCTCCTTGAAGCCAAGAAAGGAAGGCTTCTAAGCCAGGCGCACCTATGA
- a CDS encoding geranylgeranyl reductase family protein, which produces MPNYDVIVAGSGPAGATTAHRLAKAGLSVLILEKDELPRYKPCGGGISLKINRILDIDIKDFVEATVSGAYFSYGQKESTLLMSEQPVAYMVMRDKLDAHITYEAVKAGASLLTGKKVEGIAAAKDGYEVFTKNEVFTCRYVVGADGVNGAARRFMYPNTIRTIAASIEAEIEVEQSVIDKHSNYVHIDFGVIPYGYAWVFPKKNMLSVGIAGFKGVVKRPKDFFDKFIKGHDTLSGITGFKYKGYPLPLFRKQQVLTKGGVILTGDAGNLVDPFFGEGIYYAIRSAQLASSVIYDSIRNGSSDLGRYDKLLSNEFYPEFRAAQKVSLFVYSCPRIWYDILTERPELAEKYFNVLRGNNSYENFLKELKSIGGSLVKTAIKKSIVRLFN; this is translated from the coding sequence ATGCCAAACTACGACGTCATAGTAGCAGGTTCCGGACCTGCCGGTGCCACGACTGCACACAGGCTTGCAAAGGCAGGACTAAGTGTCCTGATCCTTGAAAAGGACGAGCTTCCGAGATACAAACCATGCGGCGGAGGCATTTCTTTAAAGATAAACCGCATCCTTGACATAGATATTAAAGATTTTGTCGAGGCAACGGTCAGCGGCGCCTACTTCAGTTATGGTCAGAAAGAGAGCACCCTGCTTATGTCTGAACAACCGGTGGCGTATATGGTAATGCGCGACAAGCTTGACGCTCACATAACCTATGAAGCTGTAAAGGCGGGGGCATCCCTTCTTACAGGTAAAAAGGTAGAAGGTATTGCTGCTGCAAAAGATGGATATGAGGTCTTTACAAAGAATGAGGTCTTTACATGCCGGTATGTAGTCGGGGCTGATGGCGTCAACGGGGCTGCAAGAAGGTTTATGTATCCAAATACCATTCGTACTATAGCCGCATCAATAGAGGCAGAGATAGAGGTCGAACAGTCTGTCATTGACAAGCATTCCAATTATGTACATATTGATTTCGGGGTCATACCTTATGGTTATGCATGGGTCTTTCCAAAAAAAAACATGTTATCTGTCGGTATAGCCGGATTTAAAGGTGTAGTTAAAAGACCCAAAGATTTTTTTGATAAATTTATTAAAGGACATGACACACTGTCCGGTATAACTGGCTTTAAATATAAAGGATATCCACTGCCGCTATTCAGAAAGCAGCAGGTCCTTACAAAGGGTGGGGTCATACTGACAGGAGATGCAGGTAATCTGGTAGACCCATTTTTTGGCGAGGGGATCTATTATGCCATCAGGAGTGCACAGCTTGCATCTTCCGTTATTTATGACAGTATCCGCAATGGGAGCAGCGATCTCGGCAGATACGATAAGCTTCTGAGCAACGAGTTCTATCCTGAGTTCAGGGCTGCCCAGAAAGTCTCTCTATTCGTTTATTCGTGCCCAAGAATTTGGTATGACATCCTGACAGAGAGGCCTGAGCTCGCAGAAAAATATTTCAATGTCCTGCGCGGCAACAACAGTTATGAAAACTTTTTAAAGGAACTAAAGTCCATCGGCGGCTCACTTGTGAAGACAGCGATCAAGAAGAGCATCGTACGTTTATTTAATTAG
- a CDS encoding cytochrome c maturation protein CcmE, whose protein sequence is MSSFYIRWGVLLLVTSMIAFLGFQRYQRDVASLTPDQLLENPTPDKTRVMGIIQGGTLTREHDSNRAYFLLQGENKTLPVRYEGHDTDTLRDLKVIVVTGHINSVTAEFDGESVSLIPNYGFVTVAYLLGILPTLFFLFLMERKLRLLYTEVKEAKLYEPEAIDFDKE, encoded by the coding sequence ATGTCTTCGTTCTACATTCGATGGGGGGTTTTACTCCTCGTCACATCCATGATCGCATTTCTGGGGTTCCAAAGATATCAAAGGGATGTGGCCAGTCTGACCCCTGATCAACTATTGGAAAACCCGACACCTGATAAAACAAGGGTAATGGGGATTATCCAGGGAGGTACCCTGACAAGGGAACATGACAGTAACAGGGCTTATTTTCTTCTTCAGGGGGAAAATAAGACATTGCCGGTCAGGTATGAGGGACATGACACTGATACGCTGAGGGATCTCAAAGTCATAGTAGTTACCGGACATATAAATTCCGTTACAGCAGAGTTCGACGGGGAATCTGTTTCACTCATTCCAAATTACGGCTTTGTGACAGTCGCCTATTTGTTAGGTATCCTGCCGACCCTCTTCTTCCTCTTCCTGATGGAGCGAAAACTTCGTCTACTGTATACAGAGGTAAAAGAAGCCAAACTTTATGAACCGGAGGCAATAGACTTTGACAAAGAGTAA
- a CDS encoding redoxin domain-containing protein, translated as MKGWHVATIVALIGIIGLFYAGLGRDPRNIPTVLVGTAAPSFSGPNVQSGEILSFDSYKGKIIVLNFWASWCQECRLEHQNLLAINGEFRNYPDFVMLGIDYQDQPGDANGFLNSFGSSYPHIRDIKGTIAIDYGVYGVPETFIIDSKGIIRFKYVGPIIGPVYSQVTEKIIRPLLEGKEL; from the coding sequence ATGAAAGGGTGGCATGTCGCAACTATAGTTGCGCTCATCGGAATAATCGGGCTCTTTTACGCAGGACTTGGTCGTGATCCAAGAAACATCCCCACTGTCCTTGTTGGAACAGCGGCCCCATCCTTCTCAGGTCCGAATGTACAGAGCGGAGAAATCCTTTCATTTGACTCATACAAAGGAAAGATTATTGTTCTTAATTTCTGGGCCTCCTGGTGTCAGGAATGCCGGCTGGAGCATCAGAACCTGCTGGCAATTAACGGAGAATTCAGGAATTATCCTGACTTTGTAATGCTCGGGATAGATTACCAGGATCAGCCCGGGGACGCTAATGGTTTTCTCAATTCCTTCGGTAGTTCATATCCTCACATAAGGGACATCAAGGGTACCATTGCGATTGATTATGGGGTTTATGGTGTCCCTGAAACGTTTATTATAGACAGCAAGGGGATCATACGTTTCAAATATGTAGGACCAATCATTGGACCGGTCTATTCTCAGGTGACGGAGAAAATCATCCGGCCACTGTTAGAGGGTAAGGAGCTTTAA
- a CDS encoding cytochrome c maturation protein CcmE — MTKSKKIGIGISILIIAGAIGYLALGNFGENLIYFYTPSEVRSLSPDYYGKKVRVGGMVVNGSLKVVPNTLRMNFELTDGAETIPVTFEGVPPDLFKEGTGAVVEGYWDSGNVFKSNMIMAKHSEDYMPIEMKRAGVEMPKKDMIKSLQP; from the coding sequence TTGACAAAGAGTAAAAAAATCGGCATAGGTATTAGCATTCTGATTATTGCCGGGGCTATAGGATATCTGGCTCTGGGGAACTTCGGGGAAAATCTGATCTATTTTTACACCCCGTCGGAAGTCCGCTCCCTCTCCCCTGATTATTACGGAAAAAAAGTGCGTGTAGGCGGGATGGTCGTAAATGGAAGTCTTAAGGTTGTCCCCAATACGCTCCGTATGAACTTTGAGTTGACTGACGGGGCTGAAACGATACCGGTTACATTTGAAGGGGTACCTCCTGATCTGTTCAAAGAAGGGACCGGTGCCGTGGTTGAGGGTTACTGGGATTCCGGCAATGTCTTTAAATCCAACATGATCATGGCCAAGCATTCAGAAGACTACATGCCTATAGAGATGAAACGGGCCGGCGTGGAAATGCCAAAGAAGGACATGATAAAATCGTTGCAACCATAG
- a CDS encoding cytochrome c-type biogenesis protein CcmH: MIKAIWVISFLLFFTHAGILPAEIRDETSLDARTRDVSKTLRCTVCQNESIWDSKADLAKQMREVVRERLAQGQSEEEIQAYFRSRYGDYILLEPRKSGMNWLLWAGPFVLFAVGGLILYLVVRRWVAQTPTTRMEDLPPLDDEHKKRIEEELKSFE; the protein is encoded by the coding sequence ATGATAAAAGCTATATGGGTCATATCCTTTCTACTATTTTTTACGCATGCAGGCATTCTTCCGGCAGAGATACGGGATGAAACCTCTCTCGATGCAAGGACCCGGGATGTGTCAAAGACACTGAGGTGTACGGTTTGCCAGAATGAATCTATCTGGGACTCCAAGGCCGACCTGGCAAAGCAGATGCGTGAGGTAGTCCGTGAGCGCCTTGCACAGGGACAAAGCGAGGAAGAGATTCAGGCTTACTTCCGGAGCCGGTATGGAGACTATATCCTGCTTGAGCCCAGAAAATCGGGGATGAACTGGCTTCTTTGGGCTGGCCCTTTCGTCCTCTTTGCTGTTGGAGGATTAATCCTCTACCTGGTTGTGCGCCGCTGGGTCGCTCAGACACCAACTACACGCATGGAAGATCTCCCTCCCCTTGATGATGAACATAAGAAGCGAATCGAGGAGGAGTTAAAATCTTTCGAATAG
- a CDS encoding tetratricopeptide repeat protein: protein MFVVIAAVIVIVAVLFIAWPLFRKGSSPLSQGMDTAGREESIDLETEKQNILESLTDLESDRQGGKLTQADYERLKDIDEHRLAGILDMIDSAAAAAKISARHQTGTGSTEQAPRFRTMNIAGFLLLTALVIGGSSGIYYYQNVKTQNQNQEAMMENQGDPSMDGAANPLEMVAQLERKLRQNPDDLQGQIMAGRSYMTIDRPEDARKAWNKVIELDPANVEAHYSLGYLLIQTADAGTPQNFEKAIGHLDAALLLSPGLPAALYYKGLALTHLKKYDEAESNWNSALHGLPPGSEDAEFVKDALRKLKNGKR from the coding sequence ATGTTCGTCGTCATAGCTGCGGTAATAGTAATAGTCGCAGTGTTGTTTATTGCCTGGCCGCTCTTCCGTAAGGGTTCAAGTCCGCTCTCTCAAGGGATGGATACTGCCGGCAGAGAGGAATCCATTGACCTTGAAACGGAAAAACAGAATATCCTCGAATCTCTCACAGACCTCGAGTCTGACCGGCAGGGAGGCAAGCTCACACAGGCTGACTATGAACGTCTTAAAGACATTGATGAACACCGTCTGGCTGGAATCCTTGATATGATTGACAGCGCTGCTGCTGCAGCAAAAATATCTGCAAGGCATCAGACAGGTACAGGCTCCACAGAACAGGCACCCCGCTTCCGGACTATGAACATAGCGGGCTTCCTCCTCTTGACCGCCCTTGTGATAGGCGGCTCCTCCGGAATTTACTATTACCAGAATGTCAAGACTCAGAATCAAAATCAGGAAGCCATGATGGAAAATCAGGGGGATCCCTCTATGGATGGCGCGGCCAATCCTCTTGAGATGGTAGCACAACTGGAGCGCAAACTGAGACAAAATCCGGATGATCTGCAGGGGCAGATAATGGCCGGCCGTTCCTACATGACAATTGATCGTCCTGAAGATGCACGGAAGGCATGGAACAAGGTAATCGAACTCGATCCTGCCAATGTTGAGGCTCACTATAGTCTGGGCTATCTCCTGATCCAGACCGCTGACGCCGGAACCCCGCAAAACTTTGAAAAGGCCATAGGTCATCTCGATGCAGCGCTATTGCTCTCCCCTGGACTGCCGGCTGCACTTTACTACAAAGGGCTTGCCCTCACCCACCTGAAAAAGTATGATGAGGCGGAAAGCAACTGGAACAGCGCCCTTCATGGCCTTCCACCAGGCAGCGAAGATGCGGAATTCGTAAAGGATGCCCTTAGAAAACTAAAGAACGGAAAGCGGTAG
- a CDS encoding heme exporter protein CcmB has product MIFFRVIRWIVWKDLLSEIRSRENISSMFFFALIIILIFSLSLSMDTEMVKEMIPGILWIAFSFTGIIGLGKSFLVETQNDCMENLLMAPIPKGAVYLGKLLGNFLFMLVVEIIIFPLFVIFFNLDIFGQIPMIMLICFLGTLGLAAMGTLLSAMTVQIKAREVMFPLMLLPLVVPVIIGAVEATKGAINADPLKLYQQWIQLLAVFDLVFLIVSYWLFEFILED; this is encoded by the coding sequence ATGATATTTTTTAGAGTTATCCGATGGATCGTATGGAAAGACCTTTTAAGTGAGATCAGGAGCCGTGAGAATATCTCATCCATGTTCTTTTTTGCACTCATTATCATCCTGATCTTCAGCTTAAGCCTTTCAATGGATACAGAGATGGTAAAAGAGATGATACCAGGGATCCTCTGGATTGCCTTCAGTTTTACCGGGATCATCGGCCTTGGAAAGTCTTTCCTCGTAGAGACGCAGAACGACTGTATGGAGAACCTGCTGATGGCCCCAATCCCGAAAGGGGCTGTCTACCTTGGGAAACTTCTGGGAAATTTTCTCTTCATGCTGGTGGTCGAGATCATAATCTTTCCCCTGTTCGTTATTTTTTTTAATCTCGACATTTTTGGACAGATCCCCATGATTATGTTAATATGTTTCCTCGGCACACTGGGTCTGGCGGCCATGGGAACCCTGCTATCGGCCATGACGGTTCAAATCAAGGCGCGTGAAGTGATGTTCCCTCTGATGCTCCTCCCCCTCGTTGTTCCGGTGATTATCGGTGCAGTTGAGGCTACAAAGGGGGCAATAAATGCCGACCCGCTGAAACTGTATCAGCAATGGATCCAGTTACTGGCAGTATTCGACCTTGTTTTTCTGATCGTGTCGTACTGGCTGTTTGAATTTATCCTGGAGGATTAG